Proteins encoded by one window of Acetivibrio thermocellus ATCC 27405:
- a CDS encoding NADP-dependent isocitrate dehydrogenase, with the protein MSKIKMKVPLVEMDGDEMTRIIWRLIKENLLEPYIELNTEYYDLGLENRDKTEDQVTIDAARAIQKYGVGVKCATITPNAQRVEEYNLKKMWKSPNGTIRAILDGTVFRAPIVVNSIKPFVKGWKKPISIARHAYGDVYKNVEYYVPSAGKAELVFTSENGEVSRQTIHEFDGPGVIMGMHNTDKSIRSFARACFNYALDMNQDLWFSTKDTISKTYDHRFKDIFQEIYENEYKEKFEAKNLQYFYTLIDDAVARIIRSEGGMVWACKNYDGDVMSDMVASAFGSLAMMTSVLVSPDGKYEFEAAHGTVTRHYYKHLKGEETSTNSMATIFAWTGALKKRGELDGIKELVDFATKLEQASVQTIENGVMTKDLASLSEVPEKKIVNTEDFLKEIRKTFEGMA; encoded by the coding sequence ATGAGTAAGATAAAAATGAAAGTTCCGTTGGTCGAGATGGACGGAGATGAAATGACCCGAATCATATGGAGATTGATAAAGGAAAATCTCTTGGAGCCATACATAGAGCTCAATACAGAATATTACGATTTGGGGCTTGAAAACAGGGACAAGACCGAGGACCAGGTTACCATTGACGCTGCCAGGGCTATTCAGAAATATGGTGTTGGAGTAAAGTGCGCGACTATTACTCCCAATGCTCAGAGGGTTGAGGAATACAACTTAAAGAAGATGTGGAAGAGTCCTAACGGTACAATCAGGGCGATTCTTGATGGTACGGTTTTCCGTGCCCCGATAGTTGTAAACAGCATAAAGCCCTTTGTTAAAGGATGGAAAAAACCTATTTCCATTGCAAGGCATGCTTACGGTGACGTATACAAGAATGTGGAATACTATGTGCCTTCGGCGGGAAAAGCCGAGCTTGTATTTACGTCTGAAAACGGAGAGGTTTCAAGGCAGACCATTCATGAGTTTGACGGTCCCGGTGTGATAATGGGTATGCACAATACCGACAAATCCATCAGAAGCTTTGCAAGGGCCTGCTTTAACTATGCCCTTGACATGAACCAGGACCTCTGGTTTTCAACCAAGGATACCATTTCGAAGACATATGACCATAGGTTTAAAGATATATTCCAGGAAATCTATGAAAACGAGTACAAGGAAAAATTCGAAGCCAAGAATTTGCAATATTTCTACACTCTGATAGACGATGCTGTGGCACGTATTATAAGATCTGAAGGCGGCATGGTTTGGGCATGCAAGAATTATGACGGTGATGTCATGTCCGATATGGTGGCTTCTGCCTTTGGAAGTCTTGCAATGATGACGTCAGTTCTGGTTTCACCCGACGGAAAGTATGAGTTTGAAGCAGCACATGGAACTGTTACAAGACATTATTACAAGCACCTTAAAGGAGAAGAGACATCCACCAACTCAATGGCAACCATATTTGCATGGACGGGTGCATTAAAGAAACGCGGCGAGCTGGATGGCATAAAAGAGCTTGTTGATTTTGCAACCAAGCTTGAACAAGCATCTGTTCAGACAATAGAAAATGGTGTAATGACAAAGGATCTTGCTTCGCTTTCAGAAGTTCCGGAGAAGAAAATAGTAAATACTGAGGATTTTCTTAAAGAAATCAGGAAAACTTTTGAAGGTATGGCATAA
- a CDS encoding CheR family methyltransferase gives MHISVMGELDSKADVDRLLESIDENCDCEIHLTFLDANVVPREIVEKIVKLKEHNKCKIFVLKAYLYSYFLSLGISCFLVKKKSILNKDFESKEKLSSQTFEPEKVEKFLWDIYDKYGFDFTEYRKDSIIRRIKISMLRYCMTNFDEFSHLALTDQDVFEQLFLDFSINTTNFFRDPEVFMFLREKVLLFLDSYSHIRIWCVGCSNGKEPYSLAIILKELGMLHKVQIYATDINPYVIEEAKNGLYSVSTINTDIANYKKSGGSKNFTDYFEVNGNYMKVKDDFKDNILFFQHSVIEKGILNEFQMILCRNVMIYFDIPLQKKVLRHFYNSLDSGGFLVMGKSEGMLLNNGYEYFADYNEKYSVYRRKH, from the coding sequence ATGCATATTTCGGTTATGGGTGAATTGGACTCAAAAGCCGACGTGGACAGGCTGTTGGAGTCTATTGATGAAAACTGTGATTGTGAGATACATTTAACCTTTTTGGATGCAAATGTCGTTCCGAGGGAAATTGTGGAAAAGATTGTAAAGCTCAAGGAGCATAACAAATGCAAGATATTCGTACTTAAAGCATACCTGTACTCATATTTTTTGTCCCTTGGCATAAGTTGTTTTTTGGTAAAGAAAAAGTCCATATTGAATAAAGATTTTGAGAGCAAAGAAAAACTAAGTTCCCAGACATTTGAGCCGGAGAAAGTGGAAAAGTTTCTTTGGGATATTTACGACAAGTATGGATTCGACTTTACAGAATATCGGAAGGATAGTATAATAAGACGAATAAAAATATCAATGTTAAGATATTGCATGACAAATTTTGATGAATTCAGCCACCTGGCTCTTACTGATCAGGACGTGTTTGAACAGCTTTTTTTGGATTTTTCCATCAATACCACAAATTTTTTCAGGGATCCGGAAGTCTTTATGTTCCTGAGGGAAAAAGTATTGCTTTTTCTGGATTCCTATTCCCATATCAGAATATGGTGTGTGGGCTGTTCAAACGGAAAGGAGCCTTATTCGCTGGCAATAATTCTAAAAGAACTGGGCATGCTTCACAAAGTGCAGATTTATGCCACTGATATAAATCCTTATGTAATTGAAGAGGCAAAGAACGGTCTTTATTCTGTAAGCACAATAAACACTGATATAGCCAATTATAAGAAATCCGGTGGTTCAAAAAACTTTACCGACTATTTTGAGGTAAACGGCAACTACATGAAAGTTAAGGATGATTTTAAAGATAATATTTTGTTTTTTCAGCACAGCGTGATTGAAAAAGGCATACTCAATGAGTTTCAGATGATTCTTTGCAGAAACGTAATGATTTATTTTGATATTCCTTTGCAAAAAAAAGTGCTTCGGCATTTTTACAATTCTTTGGATTCCGGAGGATTTTTAGTAATGGGAAAAAGCGAAGGAATGCTTCTTAATAACGGATATGAATATTTTGCTGATTATAATGAAAAATATAGTGTTTACAGAAGAAAACATTAA
- a CDS encoding response regulator, producing MKLLKNVRIQHRMWALFAVWLILYVIFAVAAYRNVSEIGQVSEDIYTQSLKTSNAAREARVAIMKIQRGIKEILLSDNPDNVYYELEKIRELDNQVLENFEIIKSNSGGNEEIEKLVNESTEIFDEWRKTRGEIAALIQQNKHLQDTTALTVKNNEFVEKLEKCLDSLDKIEEDEAQNLIDRSAKIQKYHKNSIFYWTGIIVFTSVVLFTIVIRSIMWPVSYLQHIMRTSANTREIIEAELPGKNELVNMANYYNKLVRNLKEQFWIKDNCSALNEELAGKFDLKEITDKAVTFLARILDAGNGVLYLYNDEDKKLYLNSSYAFTERDRLSNQYELGEGIIGQVALERKPILLKNVKRQEALITTGTVTEAPLNVYAVPLLYQGHLYGVLELSSFEPFVELKQELMNEAAKIVSTYLYTAVQNNRIVNLLKITEAAKQEAGRKASELEEANRVLEEQQILLQKQTEELQQTNIQLEYQQQKLQQQSEELQQTNSQLEEQQQLLEEQARLLNIKNEDLERTTRELRLRTEELEKVNKYRSEFLANMSHELRTPLNSIILLSKMLARKKINEFDEKDMEKIEVINKAGQELLRLINDVLDLSKVESGKMNLNIFTFHSSELMEDLRQMFESSAKEKNISFFVEDSINSMLVGDRDKISQILRNFLSNAFKFTSEGSVILKAEMDKDRENDLIFSVTDTGIGIPEEHISDIFQEFRQVDGTISRKYGGTGLGLSISKKLADLMKGEIEVRSKIGEGSTFFLKLPGLVCKKEDGREKVTVKKDMDRKISTDRKNDKVILVIEDNENFAKYLKEINDGMGFDTIIAGSGKEGLETAKNTRVDGILLDIMLPDMSGIEVLRELKSIVELGKIPVHVISDLEEDDVSQIIAYLLNYSARHPERIMIVGGDAIWQSTIKKPFEERNITTKTVSTEEEVKFEFKKEMYDAVILNMELDDKDVAGICEYIAEQNVDIPLIVYAEKSLSQERQKEIKKYADKIIIKTADSKERFQDELTAFLKGIKENMDNGCYLFSKVKKEYALNLDGKTIMIVDDDHRNVFVLAAALEDYGANIIAAENGKMALELLRTNKVDLILMDIMMPVMDGYETIRAIKGDKELKGIPVIAVTAKSLKSDKEKCIEAGADDYISKPVDYDVLIRLIKAWTAKEN from the coding sequence ATGAAACTGCTGAAAAATGTAAGAATTCAACACAGAATGTGGGCATTGTTTGCCGTTTGGCTTATATTGTATGTCATTTTTGCCGTAGCTGCTTACAGAAATGTAAGTGAGATTGGGCAAGTATCCGAAGACATTTATACCCAGTCGCTGAAGACGTCAAATGCCGCCAGAGAGGCAAGGGTGGCAATAATGAAAATACAAAGAGGAATAAAGGAGATTTTGCTGTCTGACAATCCTGATAATGTCTATTACGAATTGGAAAAAATCAGGGAATTGGATAATCAGGTTTTGGAAAACTTTGAAATAATAAAATCCAATTCCGGCGGTAATGAAGAAATAGAGAAGCTTGTAAATGAATCAACAGAAATATTTGACGAATGGAGAAAAACCCGGGGGGAAATTGCGGCTCTGATACAGCAAAACAAACATTTACAAGATACAACTGCTCTTACAGTAAAAAATAATGAGTTTGTTGAAAAATTGGAGAAATGCCTGGACAGTCTGGATAAAATTGAAGAGGATGAAGCGCAAAATCTTATAGACCGATCCGCCAAAATACAGAAATACCATAAAAACAGTATATTCTATTGGACCGGGATAATAGTGTTTACTTCGGTTGTTCTGTTTACCATTGTGATACGGAGCATAATGTGGCCCGTTTCATATTTGCAGCATATAATGCGAACCAGCGCAAATACCAGAGAGATTATTGAAGCTGAACTTCCCGGGAAAAATGAATTGGTTAACATGGCCAATTACTACAACAAGCTTGTAAGAAATCTAAAGGAGCAGTTCTGGATAAAAGACAATTGCAGTGCTCTAAATGAGGAACTTGCCGGCAAATTTGATCTTAAGGAAATTACGGATAAAGCGGTAACTTTTTTGGCAAGGATTTTGGATGCAGGAAACGGTGTGCTTTATCTTTATAATGATGAGGATAAAAAGCTGTATTTGAATTCATCCTATGCCTTTACCGAAAGGGACCGTCTGTCAAACCAATATGAACTGGGAGAAGGGATAATAGGTCAGGTGGCCCTTGAAAGAAAGCCGATTCTTTTAAAAAATGTCAAAAGGCAGGAAGCACTGATTACCACGGGCACCGTAACTGAAGCACCTCTTAATGTTTATGCCGTGCCGCTCTTATATCAAGGTCATCTTTATGGCGTCTTGGAACTGTCATCTTTTGAACCTTTTGTGGAATTAAAACAGGAATTGATGAACGAGGCTGCCAAGATTGTATCCACGTATTTATATACCGCCGTACAAAATAACAGGATTGTAAACCTCTTGAAAATTACAGAGGCTGCAAAACAAGAGGCGGGCAGGAAAGCAAGCGAGCTGGAAGAGGCCAACAGGGTGCTGGAAGAGCAGCAAATTCTTCTGCAAAAACAGACTGAAGAGCTTCAGCAAACCAATATCCAGCTTGAATATCAGCAGCAGAAACTTCAGCAGCAGAGTGAGGAATTGCAGCAGACCAATTCCCAGCTTGAGGAACAACAACAGCTTCTTGAAGAACAGGCAAGGCTTTTGAATATTAAAAATGAAGATCTTGAAAGAACAACCCGGGAGCTTAGATTAAGAACTGAAGAATTGGAAAAGGTCAATAAATACAGATCAGAGTTTCTGGCCAATATGTCCCATGAGCTCAGGACTCCGCTCAATTCAATTATTCTCCTTTCCAAAATGCTTGCACGAAAGAAAATAAATGAGTTTGATGAAAAAGATATGGAGAAGATTGAGGTAATCAATAAAGCCGGTCAGGAACTTTTGCGTTTAATTAATGATGTTTTGGATCTTTCCAAAGTTGAATCGGGCAAAATGAATTTGAATATTTTCACTTTCCATTCCAGTGAACTGATGGAGGACTTAAGGCAGATGTTTGAAAGCTCTGCAAAAGAGAAAAATATATCCTTTTTTGTGGAGGATTCAATAAACTCCATGTTGGTCGGAGACAGGGATAAAATTTCCCAGATACTGAGAAATTTCCTTTCCAATGCGTTTAAATTCACTTCAGAGGGTTCTGTAATTTTAAAGGCGGAAATGGACAAGGACAGAGAAAACGATCTCATATTCTCGGTAACCGACACCGGAATCGGTATTCCTGAAGAACACATTTCTGATATATTCCAGGAGTTTCGGCAGGTGGACGGAACAATATCAAGAAAGTATGGGGGGACCGGACTTGGTTTGTCCATATCAAAGAAACTTGCCGACCTTATGAAAGGAGAAATAGAAGTCCGAAGCAAAATTGGAGAGGGAAGTACGTTTTTCCTCAAACTGCCCGGTCTTGTTTGCAAAAAAGAGGATGGCAGGGAAAAGGTGACGGTAAAGAAAGACATGGACAGGAAAATCTCAACGGATCGAAAAAATGACAAGGTAATACTGGTTATTGAAGACAATGAGAATTTTGCAAAGTACCTGAAAGAAATAAATGACGGCATGGGATTTGACACCATTATCGCAGGCAGCGGAAAGGAAGGCCTGGAGACAGCCAAAAACACCAGGGTGGACGGAATTTTGCTGGACATTATGCTTCCTGATATGAGTGGAATTGAAGTGCTAAGAGAGCTAAAAAGCATTGTGGAGCTTGGAAAAATTCCGGTACATGTAATTTCCGACCTTGAAGAAGATGACGTTTCGCAAATTATTGCGTATTTGTTGAATTATTCCGCACGGCACCCCGAACGGATTATGATTGTCGGAGGGGATGCAATCTGGCAGAGTACCATCAAAAAGCCGTTTGAAGAAAGAAATATAACAACAAAAACGGTATCGACTGAGGAAGAGGTAAAGTTCGAATTTAAAAAGGAAATGTATGATGCTGTGATTTTGAATATGGAATTGGATGACAAAGATGTTGCAGGCATTTGCGAATATATAGCTGAGCAAAATGTGGACATTCCTCTGATTGTTTACGCCGAAAAAAGTCTTTCACAAGAACGGCAGAAGGAAATAAAAAAATATGCAGATAAAATAATTATTAAGACAGCGGATTCAAAAGAAAGGTTTCAGGATGAACTGACTGCTTTCCTTAAAGGAATTAAAGAAAACATGGACAATGGCTGCTATTTGTTTTCGAAAGTAAAAAAAGAATATGCGTTGAATTTGGACGGAAAAACCATTATGATTGTCGATGATGACCACAGAAATGTTTTTGTCCTGGCAGCGGCTCTTGAAGATTACGGAGCCAACATCATAGCTGCGGAAAACGGTAAAATGGCTCTTGAATTGCTTAGGACCAATAAAGTAGACTTAATATTGATGGATATTATGATGCCGGTGATGGACGGATATGAGACTATCAGAGCGATAAAGGGAGATAAAGAGCTAAAAGGTATTCCGGTTATCGCAGTTACGGCAAAGTCTCTAAAATCCGACAAGGAAAAGTGCATCGAAGCCGGAGCGGATGACTATATTTCAAAACCTGTGGATTACGATGTCCTGATACGGCTTATAAAAGCCTGGACAGCCAAAGAAAACTAA
- a CDS encoding ATP-binding protein, producing the protein MLINVNFNELLLELDSLSVYRNLLNDSVIKKLYELGDLIYKKEPGTDEFIKKYNEFFFELTSGSIQSLKEHIIELILFDENPYSRQSEKLPFENIDKVLIDAASKDLDRLHVISALTSRKFKDYALENICKSESEKRFIDSLPAWEFDGRSNQGKRKLSQNCQKMIDVLVSSNKWGECVKNLSDFYFTNGSGIFARYHAFVWEPSEKPSLRGVEFPDPIRLSDFIGYEQQRLEVIENTEKFVRGLPANNVLLYGDRGTGKSSTVKAIANEYREQGLRIIEIPRKYLVDFPAVLKLIKGRSCKFIIFIDDLAFEDSEESYTVLKSVLEGGVENRPDNVLIYATSNRRHLIKEKFSDRAGFKSDDPDDEIRAQDTMQEKLSLSERFGITVVFSSPDKKQFLQIVEGLVAKRGINIDKDTLQREAMKWELMYNGRSARTARQFVDWLEGSMKLKK; encoded by the coding sequence ATGTTGATTAATGTTAATTTCAATGAATTATTGCTTGAGTTGGATTCATTAAGTGTATACAGGAATTTGCTTAATGACAGTGTAATAAAAAAATTATATGAACTTGGGGACCTGATTTACAAAAAAGAGCCCGGGACGGACGAATTTATAAAAAAATATAATGAATTCTTCTTTGAGTTGACATCAGGTTCAATACAGTCATTGAAGGAGCATATAATAGAGCTGATACTTTTTGATGAGAATCCTTACTCAAGACAGTCAGAAAAATTACCTTTTGAGAATATTGATAAAGTATTGATTGACGCAGCCTCAAAAGACTTGGATAGACTCCATGTAATATCAGCTCTTACATCCCGGAAGTTTAAAGATTATGCTTTAGAGAACATCTGCAAATCCGAGAGCGAAAAAAGGTTTATAGACAGCCTTCCGGCATGGGAATTTGACGGCAGAAGCAATCAGGGAAAGAGAAAATTGTCCCAAAACTGCCAAAAGATGATTGATGTTCTCGTCTCAAGCAACAAATGGGGAGAATGTGTCAAGAACCTTTCCGATTTTTATTTTACCAACGGTTCGGGGATTTTTGCCCGCTATCATGCTTTTGTTTGGGAACCGTCAGAAAAACCTTCTCTCAGAGGGGTTGAATTCCCCGATCCGATTCGCTTGTCCGATTTTATCGGATATGAACAGCAGCGCCTTGAAGTAATAGAAAACACAGAAAAGTTTGTCAGGGGATTGCCGGCAAACAATGTTTTGCTTTATGGAGACAGGGGTACAGGAAAATCTTCAACTGTAAAAGCCATTGCAAATGAATACAGGGAACAGGGACTTAGAATCATTGAGATACCGAGAAAATATCTTGTGGATTTTCCTGCGGTGTTAAAACTGATTAAGGGAAGAAGCTGTAAATTTATTATTTTTATTGACGATCTGGCTTTTGAGGACAGTGAAGAAAGTTACACAGTTCTAAAGTCCGTACTTGAAGGAGGAGTGGAAAACAGACCGGACAATGTGTTAATCTATGCTACTTCCAACAGGCGACATCTTATAAAGGAGAAATTCAGTGACCGGGCAGGCTTTAAATCGGACGATCCCGATGATGAAATCAGGGCACAGGACACAATGCAGGAAAAGCTGTCTCTTTCAGAAAGGTTTGGAATTACCGTTGTTTTTTCATCACCGGACAAAAAACAGTTTTTACAGATTGTTGAAGGCCTTGTGGCTAAAAGAGGGATTAACATTGATAAAGACACGCTCCAAAGAGAAGCTATGAAGTGGGAGCTTATGTACAACGGACGCTCTGCAAGGACTGCAAGGCAATTTGTTGACTGGCTGGAAGGCAGTATGAAATTGAAAAAGTAA
- a CDS encoding hybrid sensor histidine kinase/response regulator → MQEPVYTILIVDDNENNLFSLRTLIEEHINADVKEANSGEKALKILFKERVDLIILDIQMEGMDGFELASIIKKRKKTSSIPIVFLTASYIGDEFQRRGFEIGAVDYLTKPIDEYQLINRINVYLKMIEKERTMNILLEKRVREQTEELRAAKEAAEAANEAKSIFLANISHELRTPINILYSTTQIINSYLNEDKVLDREKIRSKIAMQQQNCYRLLRLVNNLIDITKIDSGYFELKFSRCNIVEVVENITLLVVEYAKNKGVSLIFDTDVEEKIISCDQNAMERIILNLLSNAIKFTPRGGSIKVEVKDCGKTVAISVKDTGIGIQEDKLEMIFERFKQVDNLLTRKNEGSGIGLSLVKSLVELHGGKISVKSEYNRGSEFTVELPADLENGENPSMDAADRKEENENKQHNVHIEFSDIYY, encoded by the coding sequence ATGCAAGAACCGGTATACACAATTCTGATTGTAGATGACAACGAAAATAATTTGTTTTCTTTGAGAACTCTTATCGAAGAACATATAAATGCAGATGTAAAAGAAGCTAATTCGGGAGAAAAGGCATTAAAAATTTTGTTTAAAGAGAGAGTGGATCTTATCATTCTTGATATTCAAATGGAAGGAATGGACGGCTTTGAGCTCGCTTCGATAATAAAAAAGAGAAAAAAGACAAGCAGTATACCTATAGTTTTTCTGACTGCTTCCTATATCGGTGACGAGTTTCAAAGAAGAGGATTTGAGATTGGTGCTGTGGATTACCTGACAAAGCCTATTGACGAATACCAGCTTATTAACAGAATTAATGTCTACCTGAAAATGATAGAAAAAGAAAGGACTATGAACATACTTCTTGAAAAAAGGGTAAGGGAGCAGACAGAAGAATTAAGGGCTGCAAAAGAAGCAGCAGAAGCGGCGAATGAAGCCAAAAGCATTTTTCTTGCCAATATATCTCATGAGCTTAGGACTCCCATCAACATCCTGTACAGCACAACACAGATAATTAATTCATATCTCAATGAGGACAAGGTTCTTGACAGAGAAAAAATTCGAAGTAAGATAGCCATGCAGCAGCAAAACTGCTATCGTCTGTTGAGGCTTGTCAACAATCTCATTGACATTACCAAAATAGATTCAGGTTATTTTGAACTTAAATTCTCTCGTTGCAATATAGTTGAAGTGGTTGAAAATATTACTTTATTGGTTGTGGAATATGCCAAAAACAAAGGGGTCTCCCTCATATTTGACACCGATGTGGAAGAAAAGATCATTTCCTGCGACCAGAATGCAATGGAGCGAATAATATTAAACCTTTTGTCCAATGCGATAAAATTCACGCCGAGGGGAGGATCTATAAAGGTTGAGGTGAAAGACTGCGGCAAGACTGTTGCAATAAGTGTGAAAGATACCGGAATAGGAATCCAGGAGGATAAACTGGAAATGATTTTTGAAAGGTTCAAGCAGGTGGATAACCTTTTGACCAGAAAAAATGAGGGAAGCGGTATTGGTTTGAGCCTGGTCAAATCACTGGTGGAACTGCACGGCGGAAAGATCAGTGTAAAGAGTGAGTACAACAGGGGAAGCGAGTTTACGGTTGAACTTCCCGCGGATCTGGAAAACGGGGAAAATCCTTCAATGGATGCGGCGGACAGAAAAGAAGAAAACGAAAACAAGCAGCACAATGTGCATATAGAATTTTCTGATATATACTATTGA
- the glgA gene encoding glycogen synthase GlgA: MKKIKVLFASSEVDPFAKTGGLADVASSLPKALCKLGHDVRVVMPKYKDIPFQYVEKMQKVGEIGVYVSWRRQYCGILKLEMDNITYYFIDNEYYFKRDGYYGYYDEAERFAFFSKAVLEILPVIGFKPDIIHCNDWQTGVVSAFLNAWYKGLDFYKDIKTVFTIHNLKYQGIFPKEVFGEVLGLPWDYFHADGIEFYDKVNYLKAGIVYSDIITTVSKTYAEEIKTDFFGENLNNVLRKRSNDLYGILNGIDMEENDPAVDNRIFANYSVDNLEGKLTNKQMLQKSLGLQERIDIPLIGIISRLVAQKGFDLIDYVMDEILKMDIQFVLLGAGEYRYEQMFRYYQEKYPGKISVNLKYDAVLAQRIYAGADMFLMPSLFEPCGLSQMFSLRYGTIPIVRETGGLKDTITPYNDITHEGNGFTFSRYNAHDMLYAIKEAVHYYYHRSTWTYLMKKGMTTDFSWEKSAKEYLELYEKLAGN; this comes from the coding sequence ATGAAAAAAATAAAAGTTCTTTTTGCGTCTTCGGAAGTTGATCCTTTTGCAAAAACAGGCGGGCTTGCAGATGTAGCGTCTTCACTGCCGAAGGCTTTGTGCAAGCTTGGACATGATGTGAGGGTGGTAATGCCCAAATACAAGGACATACCTTTTCAGTACGTTGAGAAAATGCAAAAGGTTGGAGAAATAGGTGTCTATGTATCCTGGAGGAGGCAATACTGCGGGATTTTAAAATTGGAAATGGACAATATTACATATTACTTTATTGATAATGAGTATTATTTCAAAAGAGACGGTTATTACGGGTATTATGACGAAGCTGAGCGTTTTGCATTCTTTTCCAAAGCAGTGCTGGAGATACTGCCTGTGATTGGTTTCAAGCCGGATATAATTCACTGCAATGACTGGCAGACCGGGGTTGTGAGTGCTTTCCTTAATGCATGGTACAAAGGCTTGGATTTCTACAAGGACATAAAGACGGTATTTACAATCCACAACCTCAAATATCAGGGAATATTTCCAAAAGAAGTTTTTGGCGAAGTCTTAGGACTTCCCTGGGATTATTTCCATGCCGACGGAATAGAGTTTTATGACAAGGTGAATTACCTTAAAGCGGGTATTGTTTACTCGGATATAATAACAACGGTAAGCAAAACCTATGCCGAGGAGATAAAGACCGATTTCTTCGGTGAAAACTTAAACAATGTGCTGAGAAAAAGATCGAACGACCTCTATGGTATCTTGAACGGCATAGACATGGAGGAAAATGACCCGGCCGTTGATAACAGAATCTTTGCCAACTACTCGGTTGACAACCTTGAAGGGAAACTTACGAACAAGCAGATGCTTCAAAAGAGTCTGGGGCTTCAGGAAAGAATTGATATTCCTCTGATAGGGATCATATCCAGGCTGGTTGCCCAAAAAGGGTTTGATTTGATTGACTATGTAATGGATGAAATTTTAAAAATGGATATTCAGTTTGTGCTGCTTGGGGCAGGGGAATATAGGTATGAACAAATGTTCAGGTATTATCAGGAAAAGTATCCGGGTAAAATTTCTGTAAACCTGAAATATGATGCTGTTTTGGCTCAAAGAATATATGCAGGTGCGGATATGTTTTTGATGCCGTCCCTTTTTGAGCCTTGCGGACTAAGCCAAATGTTCAGCCTAAGATACGGTACAATCCCCATAGTCCGGGAGACCGGAGGACTTAAGGATACCATAACTCCTTACAATGACATCACCCATGAAGGAAATGGCTTTACTTTTTCAAGATACAATGCCCATGACATGCTTTATGCCATCAAAGAGGCCGTTCATTATTACTATCACAGGTCAACATGGACGTATCTGATGAAAAAGGGCATGACCACCGATTTCAGTTGGGAGAAGTCTGCAAAGGAATATCTCGAACTGTATGAAAAATTGGCTGGAAATTAA
- a CDS encoding aldo/keto reductase family protein, which yields MKYRKMGRTGLYISEISLGSWLTYGNSTDKETAVKVIDTAYSLGINYFDTANVYANGRAEVIVGEALKKYPRESYILATKAFWPMGTGPNDKGLSRKHVFEQVHASLKRLNVDYIDIFYCHRYDPETPLEETLRTIDDLLRQGKILYVGVSEWTAAQMAQALHIADRYLLDRIVVNQPQYNMFHRYIEKEIIPFGEKNGISQIVFSPLAQGVLTGKYKPGGNIPRDSRAADPNSNMYIGQFLKEDKLLKVEKLKAVADEMGITLSQLAIAWVLRQPNVTSALIGASKPEQVEENVKASGINLSDEILNKIEAILQ from the coding sequence ATGAAATACAGAAAAATGGGACGCACAGGACTTTATATCAGTGAAATCAGTTTGGGAAGCTGGTTGACATACGGCAATTCCACCGACAAGGAAACGGCAGTCAAAGTCATAGACACAGCTTATTCCCTCGGAATCAATTATTTTGACACCGCCAATGTATACGCCAACGGCAGAGCTGAAGTTATTGTGGGAGAAGCTTTAAAAAAATATCCCCGCGAATCTTATATACTTGCAACCAAGGCATTCTGGCCGATGGGTACCGGTCCCAACGACAAAGGTCTGTCAAGGAAACATGTTTTTGAGCAGGTTCATGCAAGTTTGAAAAGACTTAACGTTGACTATATAGACATTTTCTATTGCCACCGGTACGACCCTGAAACTCCGCTTGAAGAAACCTTGAGAACCATAGACGACCTTTTGCGCCAGGGCAAAATACTTTACGTCGGAGTAAGCGAGTGGACGGCGGCACAGATGGCCCAGGCCCTACACATTGCCGATCGTTATCTTCTGGATCGGATAGTCGTAAACCAGCCCCAATACAATATGTTCCACAGATATATAGAAAAAGAAATCATTCCTTTCGGAGAAAAGAACGGAATTTCCCAGATTGTTTTCTCTCCTCTTGCCCAGGGTGTACTCACCGGCAAGTACAAACCCGGTGGCAACATTCCACGGGACAGCCGCGCAGCCGATCCCAACTCCAACATGTATATAGGCCAATTCCTTAAAGAAGACAAACTGTTGAAGGTGGAAAAACTAAAGGCTGTGGCTGATGAAATGGGTATCACCCTTTCACAGCTGGCCATTGCATGGGTTTTGAGACAGCCCAATGTTACAAGTGCATTAATTGGAGCCAGCAAGCCCGAACAAGTCGAAGAAAATGTTAAAGCATCCGGAATAAATCTTTCTGATGAAATACTCAATAAAATTGAAGCCATTCTTCAATAG